A window of Hymenobacter aerilatus contains these coding sequences:
- a CDS encoding hemin-degrading factor, which produces MSIATISIPALARRWAEYRQQHPKSRIRNAAEDLGVSEMELLVTQCTGQANAPVTRLRAEFADILKQVPTLDRVMALTRNHSVVHERKGPYLEVAINGPMGLVLGEDIDLRLFLMHWQHGFAVSEGGRRSLQFFAKDGEAVHKIYLLEESNAAAYDALVTQFRAEDQSPDVAVEPAPTPAAEAADDTIDVEGFRAAWRALPDTHAFFGLLRKFGVTRTQALRLGPPELVRQVGNDAVDQALQAAAAQELPVMLFVGSRGCIQIHTGLVHRIVPMGPWLNVLDPDFNLHLKAEDVAESWVVQKPTTDGIVTSLELFDAQGNNLLLFFGKRKPGIPEQDAWRKLVAGLN; this is translated from the coding sequence ATGTCAATCGCCACTATCTCAATTCCTGCCCTGGCCCGACGCTGGGCCGAGTACCGCCAGCAACACCCCAAAAGCCGCATCCGCAACGCGGCTGAGGACCTGGGCGTGAGCGAAATGGAGCTGCTGGTAACGCAATGCACCGGCCAGGCCAATGCGCCTGTGACGCGGCTGCGCGCCGAGTTTGCCGACATCCTCAAGCAAGTGCCTACCTTGGACCGCGTGATGGCTCTCACCCGCAACCACAGCGTGGTGCACGAGCGCAAAGGCCCCTACCTCGAGGTGGCCATCAACGGCCCAATGGGGCTGGTACTGGGCGAGGATATTGACCTGCGTTTGTTCCTGATGCACTGGCAGCACGGCTTTGCGGTAAGCGAAGGTGGCCGCCGCAGCCTCCAGTTTTTCGCCAAAGACGGCGAAGCAGTGCACAAAATCTACCTACTCGAAGAAAGCAACGCAGCCGCCTACGATGCGCTGGTAACGCAGTTCCGGGCCGAGGACCAGTCGCCGGACGTGGCAGTAGAGCCCGCGCCTACCCCCGCCGCCGAAGCCGCCGACGATACCATTGACGTGGAAGGCTTCCGGGCGGCGTGGCGGGCCTTGCCCGATACGCACGCGTTTTTTGGTTTGCTGCGTAAGTTTGGCGTCACGCGTACACAGGCCCTGCGCCTGGGTCCACCTGAGCTGGTGCGGCAGGTAGGCAACGACGCCGTAGACCAGGCTCTGCAAGCCGCTGCCGCCCAAGAGTTGCCCGTGATGCTGTTTGTAGGTAGCCGCGGCTGCATCCAGATTCATACCGGCCTTGTGCACCGCATTGTGCCCATGGGGCCGTGGTTGAACGTGCTCGACCCGGATTTCAACCTCCACCTCAAAGCCGAAGACGTGGCCGAAAGCTGGGTGGTGCAAAAGCCTACTACCGATGGCATCGTGACCTCGCTGGAGCTGTTTGATGCGCAGGGCAACAACCTGCTGCTGTTCTTTGGCAAGCGCAAGCCCGGCATCCCCGAGCAGGACGCCTGGCGCAAGCTGGTGGCGGGGTTGAACTAG
- the thiL gene encoding thiamine-phosphate kinase, with translation MSSVTPLNALGEFGLINRLQQTITLRQPSTTLGIGDDAAILSPAAGQDTVISTDLLVEGVHFDLTFCPLKHVGYKAVAVNVSDVAAMNATPTQIVVGIAVGARYSVEAIEELYEGMRLACEAYNVDLVGGDTTASRGGLTISVTVLGQVAQGQAVRRSGAQANDLLCVTGDLGGALLGLQVLEREKQAWQADPEFQPELEKYSYVVQRQLRPEARMDVIYELRELGIMPTSMIDISDGLASETLHLCQASGVGARVFTENLPIANPTLEVAEEFSLDPIMCMLNGGEDYELLFTVPLADHDKIKNHPDITIIGHMVPQSEGANLITKAGQAVPLRAQGFKHF, from the coding sequence ATGAGCTCTGTTACCCCTTTAAACGCCCTCGGCGAGTTCGGCCTAATCAACCGCCTGCAGCAAACCATCACGCTGCGCCAGCCCAGCACCACGCTTGGTATTGGCGATGATGCGGCGATTCTGAGCCCGGCAGCCGGACAGGATACCGTTATCAGCACCGATTTGCTGGTGGAGGGCGTGCACTTCGACCTCACGTTTTGCCCCCTGAAGCATGTGGGCTACAAGGCCGTGGCCGTGAACGTGTCGGATGTGGCGGCCATGAATGCCACGCCTACCCAGATCGTGGTGGGTATTGCTGTGGGTGCCCGCTACTCGGTGGAGGCCATTGAGGAGCTGTACGAAGGCATGCGTCTGGCCTGCGAGGCCTACAACGTGGACCTGGTAGGCGGCGACACCACTGCCAGCCGCGGTGGCCTCACCATCAGCGTGACGGTGCTGGGGCAGGTGGCGCAAGGCCAGGCCGTGCGCCGCAGCGGCGCGCAGGCCAACGACCTACTTTGCGTGACCGGCGACCTGGGCGGCGCCCTGCTGGGCTTGCAAGTGCTGGAACGCGAAAAGCAAGCCTGGCAAGCCGACCCTGAGTTTCAGCCCGAGCTGGAAAAGTATAGCTACGTGGTGCAGCGCCAGCTTCGGCCCGAAGCCCGCATGGATGTGATTTACGAACTGCGCGAGCTGGGTATCATGCCCACCAGCATGATCGACATTTCGGATGGATTGGCTTCCGAAACCCTGCACCTGTGCCAGGCCAGTGGGGTAGGGGCGCGCGTATTCACCGAAAATCTGCCCATCGCCAACCCTACCCTGGAGGTGGCCGAGGAGTTCAGCCTCGACCCCATTATGTGCATGCTCAACGGTGGCGAGGACTACGAGCTGCTGTTCACGGTGCCCCTCGCCGACCACGACAAAATCAAAAACCACCCCGACATCACCATCATTGGCCACATGGTGCCCCAAAGCGAAGGCGCCAATCTCATCACTAAAGCCGGTCAAGCTGTGCCCCTGCGTGCGCAGGGCTTCAAGCATTTTTAG
- a CDS encoding transglutaminase family protein, which produces MPAYTIKHRTRYAYAAPVIDCANQVMVYPLPDDRLEVKKHELIITHTPEVEVFTDYFGNQVGVFSVIAPHSELLIDSLAEVVTHPIQFPMDEQPAAEQWQHLHALRGDAEFFDFLAPEHSAATEAIRATLDAVVNRTEKPLKNALVLSEYVYDHFAYQQGVTNVETPTEEIWRLQAGVCQDFAHILLFMLRLYGIPARYVSGYICPKDEGVRGTGATHAWVEAYIPFYGWLGLDPTNNCIVNDGHVRMAIGRNFSDCTPVKGTYKGTSAHRLEVSVHIENGTPLTAPTPTEPIYTQEVAAPILPVNSYRKYLDLQQQQQQQQ; this is translated from the coding sequence ATGCCTGCCTATACCATCAAGCACCGCACCCGCTACGCCTACGCCGCGCCGGTTATTGACTGCGCCAACCAAGTGATGGTGTACCCCCTACCCGACGACCGGTTGGAGGTGAAGAAGCACGAGCTGATTATCACACACACCCCGGAAGTGGAGGTGTTCACCGATTATTTCGGCAACCAGGTCGGCGTATTTTCGGTGATTGCTCCGCACTCGGAGCTGCTGATTGACTCGCTGGCGGAAGTGGTGACGCACCCCATCCAGTTCCCGATGGACGAGCAGCCGGCCGCCGAGCAGTGGCAGCACCTGCACGCCCTGCGCGGCGATGCTGAGTTCTTCGACTTCCTCGCTCCGGAGCACTCAGCTGCTACCGAGGCCATTCGTGCGACCCTGGATGCTGTGGTGAACCGCACGGAGAAACCGCTAAAAAACGCCTTGGTGCTGTCGGAATACGTGTACGACCACTTTGCGTACCAGCAAGGCGTGACCAATGTGGAAACGCCCACAGAAGAAATCTGGCGCTTGCAAGCTGGCGTGTGTCAGGACTTTGCGCACATTCTACTCTTTATGCTACGCCTCTACGGCATTCCGGCGCGCTACGTGAGCGGCTACATCTGCCCCAAGGATGAGGGCGTGCGCGGCACCGGCGCCACCCACGCCTGGGTGGAAGCTTACATCCCGTTTTACGGCTGGCTGGGCCTCGACCCTACCAACAACTGCATCGTGAACGACGGCCACGTGCGCATGGCCATCGGCCGCAACTTCTCGGACTGCACACCCGTGAAGGGCACTTACAAAGGCACCAGCGCCCACCGCCTAGAGGTGTCCGTGCACATCGAAAACGGCACGCCCCTGACTGCTCCTACCCCCACCGAGCCCATCTATACGCAAGAGGTAGCCGCGCCTATATTGCCCGTCAATTCCTATCGCAAGTACCTGGACTTGCAACAGCAGCAACAGCAACAACAGTAA
- a CDS encoding alpha-E domain-containing protein — protein sequence MLSRVADTIYWLARYMERTQSMLQVIRTNYIASQNEIYDFNWRPFLQLYGDLTPDELAQLDGHSTPILTHLVLDRHNGASAYRNILQGRENARAVQDHITKEVWQSLNDFYHVIRDPEVGQQITHEDPISGLDALLRQALLYAGTVQHTMPRDEGYAYLGIGKCLERAIQTTDILRVRWAAVKEHNVHPLDAPALRYLLYSLVGYEQYIKTYKGTFNTDNVLQFIVYNTQFPHALLYSLDQLAYYFGRLQPESLPESHAHVAFLIGKVRTAVRYSSLSAQEPEQLTSFLLQTRQQLLDVASALNTSYFGYN from the coding sequence ATGCTTAGTCGCGTTGCGGATACGATTTACTGGCTGGCGCGCTACATGGAGCGCACGCAGTCGATGCTTCAGGTGATTCGCACAAATTACATTGCCTCGCAAAACGAAATCTACGATTTCAACTGGCGGCCGTTTTTGCAGCTCTACGGCGACCTTACGCCCGACGAGTTGGCGCAGCTGGACGGCCACTCTACCCCCATTCTGACCCATTTGGTACTGGACCGGCATAACGGCGCCTCGGCCTACCGCAACATTTTACAGGGGCGCGAGAATGCCCGCGCCGTGCAGGACCACATTACCAAGGAAGTGTGGCAGTCGCTCAACGACTTCTACCACGTCATCCGTGACCCGGAGGTAGGGCAGCAAATCACGCACGAAGACCCCATTTCGGGCCTGGATGCGCTGCTACGGCAGGCGCTGCTGTATGCCGGCACCGTGCAGCACACCATGCCCCGCGACGAGGGCTACGCTTACCTCGGCATCGGCAAGTGCCTGGAGCGCGCCATCCAAACCACCGACATCCTGCGCGTGCGGTGGGCCGCCGTGAAGGAGCACAACGTGCACCCGCTGGATGCGCCTGCCCTGCGCTACCTGCTGTACTCGCTGGTGGGCTACGAGCAGTATATCAAGACCTACAAGGGCACATTCAATACGGATAACGTGCTGCAATTCATCGTCTACAACACGCAGTTTCCGCACGCGCTGCTCTACAGCCTCGACCAGCTGGCCTACTACTTCGGCCGCCTGCAACCCGAGAGCCTCCCTGAAAGCCACGCGCACGTTGCGTTTCTGATTGGCAAAGTACGCACCGCCGTGCGCTACAGCAGCCTCTCGGCCCAAGAGCCCGAGCAGTTGACCAGCTTTCTGCTGCAAACCCGCCAACAGTTGTTGGACGTGGCCAGCGCACTGAATACGTCTTATTTTGGGTATAACTAA
- a CDS encoding circularly permuted type 2 ATP-grasp protein, with protein MKDDSLLKAYQEQPQVWDEMFGADGIRPEYTHFVTAIENLPASEMTRKDELAKKLFMSQGITFTVYSSGEGIEKIFPFDIIPRIIRQREWQHIEAGIKQRLRALNIFLKDIYHQQFILKDGLIPAALVYSCPQFLREMMHVDVPHDIYTHIAGVDLIRDNDGQFYVLEDNLRTPSGVSYMLENRSITYRIFPDLLPKNNVQPVKDYPDLLYRNLLALAGRQDSDATVVLLSPGIYNSAYFEHSTLARLMGIRLVEGRDLIVHNHFVYMKTTKGLQRVDVIYRRVDDEFLDPLAFRPDSALGVSGLYWAYRKGNVAIVNAMGNGVADDKAVYSYVPEMIRYYLNEEPILKTVPTYQMADPDLRQLVFSQMDRMVIKRTNESGGYGMLIGSAATEEQMEDFRKAILEDPRSFIAQPIISLSSTPCYLNGVLQPRRVDLRPFALYGPSGIDIVPGGLTRVALQEGSLVVNSSQGGGSKDTWVLGE; from the coding sequence ATGAAAGACGATTCGCTACTAAAGGCTTACCAGGAGCAGCCGCAGGTGTGGGACGAAATGTTTGGGGCCGATGGCATCCGGCCAGAGTATACGCACTTCGTAACAGCCATCGAAAACCTACCGGCATCAGAGATGACCCGCAAGGACGAGCTGGCCAAAAAGCTGTTTATGAGCCAAGGCATCACCTTCACGGTGTATAGCAGCGGCGAGGGCATCGAGAAGATTTTTCCCTTCGACATCATTCCGCGCATCATTCGGCAGCGGGAGTGGCAGCACATTGAAGCTGGCATCAAGCAGCGTCTTCGCGCCCTCAACATCTTTCTGAAGGACATTTATCACCAGCAGTTTATCCTAAAAGATGGGCTGATTCCGGCGGCGCTGGTGTACTCGTGCCCGCAGTTTTTGCGCGAGATGATGCACGTAGACGTACCCCACGACATCTACACGCACATTGCAGGCGTGGATTTGATTCGGGACAACGATGGGCAGTTTTACGTGCTGGAAGACAACCTGCGCACGCCCTCGGGGGTGTCGTATATGCTGGAAAACCGCAGCATCACCTACCGCATCTTCCCCGACTTGCTGCCCAAAAACAACGTGCAGCCGGTGAAGGACTACCCCGACCTGCTCTACCGCAACCTGCTGGCCCTCGCCGGCCGCCAGGATAGCGACGCCACGGTGGTGCTGCTCTCGCCGGGCATCTACAACTCGGCCTACTTCGAGCACAGCACCCTGGCCCGCCTCATGGGCATCCGGCTGGTAGAGGGCCGCGACCTGATAGTACACAATCACTTTGTGTACATGAAAACTACGAAGGGCCTGCAACGCGTGGACGTGATTTACCGCCGCGTCGACGACGAGTTTCTGGACCCACTTGCGTTCCGGCCCGATAGCGCCCTGGGCGTATCGGGGCTGTACTGGGCCTACCGCAAGGGTAACGTGGCCATCGTGAATGCCATGGGCAACGGCGTGGCCGACGACAAGGCGGTGTACAGCTACGTGCCCGAGATGATTCGGTACTACCTTAACGAGGAGCCGATTTTGAAGACCGTGCCTACCTACCAGATGGCCGACCCCGACCTGCGCCAGCTGGTGTTCAGCCAGATGGACCGCATGGTGATTAAGCGCACCAATGAGTCGGGCGGGTATGGTATGTTGATTGGCAGCGCGGCCACCGAGGAGCAGATGGAGGATTTCCGAAAAGCCATTCTGGAAGACCCGCGCAGCTTCATTGCGCAACCCATCATCAGCCTGTCATCGACGCCGTGCTACCTCAACGGCGTGCTCCAGCCCCGCCGCGTGGACCTGCGCCCCTTCGCCCTCTACGGCCCCTCCGGCATCGACATTGTGCCCGGCGGCCTCACTAGGGTAGCGTTGCAGGAAGGCTCGCTTGTCGTGAACTCCTCCCAGGGCGGCGGCAGCAAAGACACCTGGGTGCTAGGGGAATAG
- a CDS encoding zinc-binding metallopeptidase family protein, whose product MRLFHCTHCGHLLYFENNRCEKCGYALGFDAGQLQLFPLVEQQPGIFELYDQPTHGTFRYCANHAHDVCNWLVPTTSDNIFCQACDLNHTIPNLSKPEYLTRWRNIEVAKHRLVYTLLRLGLRVVSKRVEPETGLQFDFKADENPDSQQGEKVMTGHANGLITLNIAEADDVEREMARQSMGELYRTMLGHFRHEVGHYYWDRLIADSPYLPEYRRLFGDERADYGEALQRHYDQGAPTDWPQHYISAYATMHPWEDWAETWAHYLHITDTLQTAHAFGLRINPQEAETEANLRATIQDPYQLPDFKEILQQWLPLTFAMNSLNRSMGQHDPYPFVIVPEVAEKLSFIHRIVKL is encoded by the coding sequence ATGCGCCTCTTCCACTGCACCCACTGCGGGCACCTGCTCTACTTCGAAAACAACCGCTGCGAAAAGTGCGGCTATGCGCTGGGTTTCGACGCCGGCCAACTTCAGCTTTTCCCCTTAGTGGAGCAGCAGCCCGGCATTTTTGAGTTGTACGATCAGCCTACCCACGGCACCTTCCGCTACTGCGCCAACCACGCCCATGACGTTTGCAACTGGTTGGTGCCCACCACCAGCGACAATATTTTCTGCCAAGCTTGCGACCTGAACCACACCATTCCCAACCTCAGCAAGCCCGAGTACCTCACGCGCTGGCGCAACATTGAGGTAGCCAAGCACCGCTTGGTATACACGCTGCTGCGCTTGGGCCTACGCGTGGTCAGCAAGCGGGTAGAGCCGGAAACCGGCCTGCAATTCGACTTCAAAGCCGACGAAAATCCCGACAGCCAGCAGGGCGAAAAAGTAATGACTGGCCATGCCAACGGTCTCATTACCTTGAATATAGCTGAGGCTGACGACGTGGAACGCGAAATGGCCCGTCAGTCGATGGGGGAGCTGTATCGCACCATGCTGGGCCATTTCCGCCACGAGGTAGGGCACTACTACTGGGACCGACTCATTGCCGACTCGCCCTACCTGCCCGAGTACCGCCGCCTGTTTGGCGATGAGCGCGCCGACTACGGCGAGGCTCTGCAACGCCACTACGACCAAGGTGCCCCCACCGATTGGCCCCAGCACTACATCAGCGCCTACGCCACCATGCACCCTTGGGAGGACTGGGCCGAAACCTGGGCGCACTACCTGCACATCACCGACACGCTGCAAACTGCCCACGCCTTCGGGCTACGCATCAACCCCCAAGAAGCTGAGACGGAGGCCAACCTGCGCGCCACCATTCAAGACCCCTACCAGCTACCAGACTTCAAGGAGATTCTGCAACAATGGCTGCCCCTCACGTTCGCCATGAATAGCCTCAACCGCAGCATGGGCCAGCACGACCCCTACCCCTTCGTGATTGTGCCCGAAGTAGCCGAGAAGCTGAGTTTCATTCATCGAATTGTGAAATTGTGA
- a CDS encoding PAS domain-containing sensor histidine kinase — translation MPLPDPATFTTAELQPTFPPDELLTGLLEVSHTGIVLMKPVWAQDGITLIDFELLRLNTIAQQLLQLPAQPGGTQLGIYPESRTNGVYTFLHHTFLSGQPAHHLLDYPLENATYYISARRAGNGLLVSFNPNIERSGPGIEEALRLSQAREHAARAEAETQRVHLERLFMEAPAMITIFEGPQHVFKLVNPLYQQLVGPRPLLGKPIAEAMPELAGQPIFGLLDRVYQTGEPFYATEMLVQLDHGNSGTLGHNYYNFIYQPTHNYKGDIDGIQVFAYEVTAQVVARHRVEASERQQRVLNEDLAAANEELQAANEEIRANNDELFNTQYALRLLNQELESRVQHRTYELQLAQAEAEQQRARLERLFMQAPGAICILDGPDLVYELVNPAYQRHFPGRRLLGHPIAQAMPELVGQPIWHILQHVYHTGEPHEGNEWLIQAAREDGGPLENIYFNFVYQPRHDATGMIDGVLVFAYEVTEQVVARHQMDAANHELSNTNQQLTRINQDLDNFVYTASHDLKQPVNNMAGIFEELKRTATFHDPDAPLLLAMFEGALTQIHSTVQGLAEIVQVERHHGQLPVETVQLRPLTQAVIQSMHHQVAASGAVFTLEFDQMPTLQFAQLSLQSILYNLLSNALKYAHPDRPPHIRVATEPTPAGIPVLVVQDNGLGIDLARYGADLFQMFRRFHDHVHGTGVGLYLVNRLVEQAGGHIDVASTVGEGTTFRVHLGSGEIVKL, via the coding sequence ATGCCATTACCCGACCCTGCCACGTTTACTACTGCCGAGCTGCAGCCTACCTTCCCCCCCGATGAGCTTCTTACGGGGTTGCTGGAAGTGTCGCATACCGGCATCGTGCTGATGAAGCCAGTGTGGGCTCAGGATGGCATTACCCTCATCGATTTTGAATTGCTGCGGCTTAATACCATTGCCCAGCAACTGCTCCAGCTTCCGGCCCAGCCTGGCGGTACGCAGCTGGGCATCTACCCAGAGAGCCGTACCAATGGCGTGTATACCTTTCTCCACCACACCTTTCTCTCGGGCCAGCCAGCACACCACCTGCTCGATTATCCACTCGAAAATGCCACCTATTACATTTCGGCGCGGCGGGCCGGCAATGGGCTGCTGGTGAGCTTCAACCCCAATATAGAGCGCAGCGGCCCTGGTATTGAGGAGGCGCTGCGCCTCAGCCAAGCCCGCGAGCACGCTGCCCGGGCCGAAGCCGAGACGCAGCGTGTGCACCTGGAGCGGCTGTTTATGGAAGCCCCGGCCATGATTACCATCTTTGAGGGGCCCCAACATGTTTTCAAGCTGGTGAACCCTTTATACCAGCAGCTGGTAGGGCCACGCCCCCTGCTGGGCAAGCCCATTGCCGAAGCCATGCCGGAGCTTGCCGGGCAGCCCATTTTTGGTCTGCTCGACAGGGTGTATCAAACTGGTGAGCCGTTTTACGCCACCGAAATGTTGGTGCAGCTCGACCACGGCAACTCCGGTACACTGGGGCATAACTACTATAACTTCATCTATCAGCCTACCCACAACTACAAGGGCGATATTGATGGAATTCAGGTGTTTGCCTACGAGGTAACGGCGCAGGTAGTGGCCCGCCACCGCGTGGAAGCCAGCGAGCGGCAGCAACGGGTTCTGAACGAGGATCTGGCCGCTGCCAACGAGGAATTGCAGGCCGCCAACGAGGAAATCCGCGCCAACAACGATGAGCTGTTTAACACACAATATGCCTTGCGCCTACTTAACCAGGAGCTGGAAAGCCGCGTGCAGCACCGCACCTACGAGCTCCAACTAGCGCAGGCAGAGGCCGAGCAGCAGCGCGCCCGCCTGGAGCGGCTGTTTATGCAGGCCCCCGGCGCCATCTGCATTCTGGACGGCCCCGACCTGGTGTATGAGCTGGTAAATCCGGCATACCAACGCCATTTCCCGGGGCGGCGCCTGCTGGGCCACCCCATTGCCCAAGCGATGCCGGAGCTGGTAGGGCAACCCATCTGGCATATCCTACAGCACGTGTACCATACCGGCGAGCCGCACGAAGGCAACGAGTGGCTGATTCAGGCAGCGCGCGAGGATGGCGGCCCCCTCGAAAATATCTACTTCAACTTTGTGTACCAGCCGCGCCACGATGCCACTGGCATGATTGACGGGGTTTTGGTCTTTGCGTATGAGGTGACCGAGCAGGTAGTGGCCCGCCACCAGATGGATGCGGCCAACCACGAGCTAAGCAACACCAACCAGCAGCTCACGCGCATCAACCAGGACCTCGACAACTTCGTGTACACGGCCTCACACGACCTCAAGCAGCCGGTCAATAATATGGCCGGCATCTTTGAGGAATTAAAGCGCACGGCTACCTTCCATGACCCCGATGCGCCCCTGCTACTCGCTATGTTTGAGGGCGCCCTCACCCAAATTCACAGCACCGTGCAGGGTCTGGCCGAGATAGTGCAGGTGGAGCGCCACCATGGCCAGCTACCCGTCGAAACGGTGCAGCTACGTCCGCTCACGCAGGCCGTTATCCAGAGCATGCACCACCAGGTAGCCGCGTCCGGGGCGGTATTTACCTTGGAGTTCGACCAGATGCCCACGCTCCAGTTTGCGCAGCTCAGCCTGCAAAGCATCCTCTACAACCTGCTCAGCAACGCCCTAAAATACGCCCACCCCGACCGGCCACCCCATATTCGGGTAGCGACGGAGCCGACGCCAGCGGGTATACCCGTGCTGGTGGTCCAAGACAATGGCCTGGGCATAGATCTGGCCCGCTACGGCGCCGACCTATTCCAGATGTTTCGCCGCTTCCACGACCACGTACACGGCACTGGTGTGGGCCTCTACCTGGTAAACCGTCTGGTAGAGCAAGCCGGCGGCCACATCGACGTGGCCAGCACCGTAGGCGAGGGTACCACCTTCCGGGTGCACTTGGGGAGTGGTGAAATTGTAAAATTGTGA
- a CDS encoding MBL fold metallo-hydrolase, which yields MKITKYSHSCLLLEHDSKQLLSDPGMFTFADGAVAPDTFRDVSTVFITHQHPDHLDVQALRQIVRLSGAGAVRHGVVFREYLSLLETCMPARC from the coding sequence ATGAAAATTACAAAATATAGTCATTCCTGCCTGCTGCTGGAGCACGACAGCAAGCAACTGCTCTCCGACCCCGGCATGTTCACGTTTGCCGACGGCGCGGTGGCGCCCGATACGTTCAGGGACGTGTCTACCGTCTTCATCACCCACCAGCACCCCGACCACTTGGATGTGCAGGCGCTCCGGCAGATTGTGCGCCTAAGCGGGGCCGGGGCAGTCCGTCACGGTGTAGTTTTCAGGGAATATCTGTCGTTGCTGGAAACCTGCATGCCGGCTAGGTGTTGA
- a CDS encoding protein adenylyltransferase SelO, with the protein MSHSTVSIDQASFRNSFAEELRGDTAADLRPRQVPGYHYSHVSPTPVRDPHLLAWSEELADFLGLTRPPERGPAVEVLAGNRQAPGMQPVAARYGGHQFGSWAGQLGDGRAISLGELMALDGSSWEVQLKGAGPTPYSRRADGRAVLRSSVREFLCSEAMYHLSVPTTRALSLVGTGDEVVRDMFYSGNPLPEPGAIVARVAPSFVRFGSFQILTATGEIDNLRELADYVIRHHYPELGAPSPAVYLSWFAEICRRTAVMVAHWQTVGFVHGVMNTDNMSILGLTIDYGPYGWLEPYDPDWTPNTTDFGQRRYAFGQQPRVALWNLMMLAQALVPLVGSADELTPVLNSYAGIYTSTYRTLLFRKLGLTPHPDDLPLLSALPDALTAAEADMTLFFRGLSYVAPMLLENGAMEEQALQDLLEAATYTAPGSPAHEPLRQWLGQYVARLRQETAAPAAIREQMLRANPKYVLRNYLAQQAIEAAETGDLSLLNNLQHVLRTPYDEHPEHEDLAAKRPEWASTKPGSATLSCSS; encoded by the coding sequence ATGTCGCATTCCACCGTTTCCATCGACCAGGCTTCGTTTCGCAACTCCTTTGCCGAAGAGCTGCGCGGCGACACCGCCGCCGACCTGCGCCCACGCCAGGTGCCCGGCTACCACTACTCGCACGTATCGCCCACTCCCGTGCGCGACCCGCACCTGCTGGCGTGGTCCGAGGAGTTGGCCGATTTTCTGGGCCTGACGCGCCCGCCCGAACGCGGCCCCGCCGTGGAGGTACTGGCTGGCAACCGCCAGGCGCCCGGCATGCAGCCGGTGGCCGCCCGCTACGGCGGGCACCAGTTTGGCAGCTGGGCCGGACAGCTCGGCGACGGCCGCGCCATTTCCCTGGGCGAGTTGATGGCCCTGGATGGCAGCAGCTGGGAGGTGCAATTGAAAGGCGCTGGCCCCACGCCCTACTCGCGCCGCGCCGACGGGCGAGCAGTGCTGCGCTCCTCGGTGCGGGAGTTTTTGTGCAGCGAGGCCATGTACCACCTAAGCGTGCCCACCACACGGGCGCTCAGCCTGGTAGGCACCGGCGACGAGGTAGTGCGCGACATGTTCTACTCCGGCAATCCATTGCCCGAGCCGGGTGCCATTGTGGCGCGGGTGGCGCCGTCGTTCGTGCGTTTTGGCAGCTTTCAGATCCTCACGGCGACTGGCGAAATCGACAACCTACGGGAATTGGCCGATTACGTCATCCGGCACCACTATCCCGAGCTGGGCGCGCCTTCGCCTGCGGTATATTTGAGCTGGTTTGCGGAAATATGCCGGCGTACGGCCGTGATGGTGGCGCACTGGCAAACCGTGGGCTTCGTGCACGGCGTGATGAACACCGACAACATGTCCATCTTGGGCCTCACCATCGACTACGGCCCCTACGGCTGGCTGGAGCCCTATGACCCCGACTGGACCCCCAATACCACTGATTTTGGGCAGCGCCGCTACGCCTTCGGGCAGCAGCCGCGCGTGGCCCTCTGGAACTTGATGATGCTGGCCCAGGCCCTGGTGCCCCTGGTAGGCAGCGCCGACGAGCTGACGCCGGTGCTCAACAGCTATGCCGGCATCTATACCAGCACCTACCGCACTCTGCTGTTCCGCAAGCTGGGCCTCACGCCCCACCCCGACGACCTGCCGCTCCTGTCGGCCCTACCCGACGCGCTAACCGCCGCCGAGGCCGATATGACGTTGTTTTTCCGTGGGCTTTCGTACGTGGCCCCCATGCTGCTGGAAAATGGCGCTATGGAAGAACAGGCCTTACAGGATTTGCTGGAAGCCGCCACCTACACCGCCCCCGGCAGCCCGGCCCACGAGCCGCTGCGCCAGTGGCTGGGGCAATACGTGGCGCGCCTGCGCCAGGAAACGGCAGCACCTGCCGCCATCCGCGAACAAATGCTGCGCGCCAACCCCAAATATGTACTGCGCAACTACCTCGCCCAGCAAGCCATCGAGGCCGCCGAAACCGGTGACTTATCGTTGCTGAACAACTTGCAGCACGTGTTGCGCACGCCCTACGACGAACACCCCGAGCACGAAGACCTGGCCGCCAAGCGCCCCGAGTGGGCCAGCACCAAGCCCGGCAGCGCCACGCTGTCGTGCAGCTCGTAG